One region of uncultured Sulfurimonas sp. genomic DNA includes:
- a CDS encoding cytochrome c peroxidase, producing the protein MRFFVYSFVFILLLLSTVSFLLPTKEKPQFSDEELRVATLSRNMSSAPAKYEDLLKLVDTPQNRLSKEKIDLGRDLYHEKMLSKDRDISCATCHLLSKDLYDKDIYLKALTSKTKDKTDCVVCHLSDQSGTDRFETAIGHAGAQNPSHLNTLTTLNAALAKYQTWDGSVKTVEEQVGLSIKDITQMNLSENEAVQRLSADANYAKKFKLVFGEVSFANIEKAIGAYLKTLVTRSAYDDFLDGNNDAINEKAKKGLTHFLNFGCKGCHTGVTVGGQSIQKFPLRDYNSLVDVTNSFNESQKGREVSTFDFNAKMYHPFPFDNKGGFMGKDGERLFRVPMLRNVTKTSPYFHNGAVARIREAVFLMGKHQLGMHLTNEQIDEIVEFLKTLEGEVVDYKITNKVAL; encoded by the coding sequence ATGAGATTTTTTGTTTATTCATTTGTATTTATATTATTACTTTTAAGCACCGTATCTTTTCTTTTACCAACGAAAGAAAAACCTCAATTTAGCGATGAAGAACTAAGGGTAGCGACTCTCTCAAGAAATATGTCAAGTGCTCCTGCTAAGTATGAAGATCTTTTAAAGCTAGTTGATACACCTCAAAATAGATTAAGTAAAGAAAAGATAGATCTCGGTCGTGATTTGTACCATGAAAAAATGCTCTCAAAAGATAGAGATATAAGTTGTGCGACTTGTCATCTTCTAAGTAAAGATTTATATGATAAAGACATATATTTAAAAGCTCTTACTTCTAAAACTAAGGATAAAACAGACTGTGTAGTTTGTCATCTCTCAGATCAAAGCGGTACCGACAGATTTGAAACAGCCATTGGACATGCTGGAGCACAAAATCCATCTCATTTAAATACACTTACAACTCTAAATGCTGCTTTAGCAAAATATCAAACTTGGGATGGTAGTGTTAAAACAGTAGAAGAACAAGTGGGATTATCTATAAAAGATATTACACAGATGAATCTCTCTGAAAATGAAGCGGTACAAAGGTTAAGCGCAGATGCAAATTATGCTAAAAAGTTTAAACTTGTTTTTGGAGAAGTTAGTTTTGCAAATATAGAAAAAGCCATTGGTGCATACCTGAAAACTCTTGTTACAAGAAGTGCTTACGATGATTTTTTAGATGGAAATAATGACGCTATAAATGAAAAAGCTAAAAAAGGTTTAACACATTTTCTAAATTTCGGCTGCAAAGGTTGTCATACGGGTGTAACAGTAGGTGGACAAAGCATACAAAAATTTCCACTTAGAGACTACAACTCTTTAGTGGATGTAACAAACTCATTTAATGAATCACAAAAAGGTAGAGAAGTTAGCACTTTTGATTTCAATGCAAAAATGTACCATCCATTTCCATTTGATAACAAAGGTGGGTTTATGGGAAAAGATGGAGAGAGATTGTTTAGAGTTCCAATGCTAAGAAATGTCACAAAAACCTCTCCGTATTTTCATAATGGTGCTGTAGCTAGGATAAGGGAAGCTGTTTTTCTTATGGGTAAACATCAACTTGGTATGCATCTTACAAATGAACAAATAGATGAAATAGTAGAATTTTTAAAAACACTTGAAGGTGAAGTTGTAGATTATAAAATAACTAATAAGGTTGCATTATGA
- a CDS encoding GGDEF domain-containing protein produces the protein MTSYDRIDIHKDLSGSLKSNLDIHLKKIIALFKLIVCDHQIDDIQKVLHLHSHANCEITYMLNAILDSRVKNIDDKKEKILEFEELHKRLHKLQELVLVEYKDNRRISEDTYENFAIIEFDFIQKLTALVIESENYEKNFDGLTNIFNRKHFFEKIEYDFTKARRTRTDFTIVMADIDHFKQINDHYGHQIGDEVLIEVSRIFVEHVRAYDIVARYGGEEFVFFMYSDSKETISIFKRIEKLLQEEALIIDKHKIDLTCSFGIAQDRGNLSIYELVSLADKALYEAKSQGRNQIVIV, from the coding sequence ATGACAAGTTATGATAGGATAGACATTCATAAAGACTTATCTGGAAGTTTAAAATCAAATTTAGATATTCATCTTAAAAAAATCATAGCTCTTTTTAAATTAATCGTATGTGATCATCAAATAGATGATATACAAAAAGTTTTACACCTTCACTCACACGCTAATTGTGAAATAACCTATATGCTAAATGCTATCTTAGACTCAAGAGTTAAAAATATAGATGACAAAAAAGAAAAAATTTTAGAGTTTGAAGAGTTACATAAACGCTTACATAAACTTCAAGAACTTGTCTTAGTTGAGTACAAAGATAATAGACGCATAAGTGAAGATACATATGAAAATTTTGCCATAATAGAGTTTGATTTTATACAAAAGCTTACTGCCCTTGTTATAGAGAGTGAAAACTATGAGAAAAATTTTGATGGTCTTACAAATATTTTTAATAGAAAACATTTTTTTGAAAAAATTGAGTATGATTTTACAAAAGCAAGAAGAACAAGAACAGACTTTACAATAGTTATGGCAGATATAGATCATTTTAAACAGATAAATGATCATTATGGTCATCAAATTGGCGATGAAGTTTTGATAGAAGTTAGTAGAATTTTTGTTGAACATGTAAGAGCGTATGATATAGTTGCAAGATATGGCGGAGAAGAATTTGTGTTTTTTATGTACTCAGATTCAAAAGAAACCATTAGCATATTTAAAAGAATTGAAAAACTACTACAAGAAGAAGCTTTGATAATAGATAAACATAAAATAGATCTAACTTGTTCTTTTGGAATAGCTCAAGATAGAGGTAATCTTAGTATATATGAACTTGTTTCTTTGGCAGATAAAGCACTCTATGAGGCTAAGTCTCAAGGTAGAAATCAAATAGTAATAGTTTAA
- a CDS encoding glycosyl transferase: MNFFNYIHAVGTGVKGNRDLSLEESKDMMTQMLDRSVPNEQIAAFLLGWRLKPETITEFRGVVEACDSYVKKTTIANSIELGYPFDGKVNNPYIFPLVAKVLEDAKLNLILIGDKLTPAKGGITLKEICTNITLNENAHYFDRADFFKEMSDLTEIRMNLGLRTGLNTIEKLPNVANSQYAITGVFHKPFVKKYVEIYSDKYKKFALIQGNEGTPELFSKGRLWVCSEKDVEEIIIDPTHYGIKYTKSWDAITLEESINQVQNPSDEFMKLAKLNAAVYLFVSQNANSIDEAWEKLS, encoded by the coding sequence ATGAATTTTTTCAATTATATACACGCAGTGGGAACAGGCGTTAAGGGTAATAGAGATTTAAGTTTAGAAGAGTCAAAAGATATGATGACACAGATGCTAGATCGCTCAGTACCAAATGAGCAAATAGCTGCTTTTCTTTTGGGATGGAGATTAAAACCTGAGACTATTACTGAGTTTAGAGGTGTAGTTGAAGCTTGTGATTCTTATGTGAAAAAAACAACTATAGCTAACTCTATAGAATTAGGATACCCATTTGATGGGAAGGTAAATAATCCTTATATATTTCCTCTTGTTGCAAAAGTCTTAGAAGATGCAAAACTAAATCTCATACTTATAGGAGATAAACTAACTCCTGCAAAAGGTGGTATAACTTTAAAAGAGATTTGTACAAATATAACTCTTAATGAAAATGCTCACTATTTTGATAGAGCTGACTTTTTTAAAGAGATGAGTGACTTGACGGAGATACGTATGAATTTAGGACTTCGTACAGGATTAAACACTATAGAGAAACTTCCAAATGTCGCAAATAGTCAATATGCTATTACGGGAGTTTTTCATAAGCCATTTGTTAAAAAATATGTAGAAATTTATTCAGATAAGTACAAAAAATTTGCACTTATTCAAGGAAATGAAGGTACTCCTGAACTTTTTAGTAAAGGAAGACTTTGGGTTTGTAGCGAAAAAGATGTTGAAGAAATCATAATAGACCCTACACATTATGGTATAAAATACACAAAATCATGGGATGCTATAACACTAGAAGAGTCAATAAATCAAGTACAAAATCCATCAGATGAATTTATGAAGTTAGCAAAATTAAATGCTGCTGTGTATCTTTTTGTTTCACAAAATGCCAATAGTATAGATGAAGCTTGGGAGAAATTAAGCTAG
- a CDS encoding MFS transporter yields MNKTSNHIRNILHGFFLTIGTTIAEPSTILPLIVNYFGGSSMLVGFFAALLRGGAIVVQLFAAFQAQSYTLMLPYMRRVFLVRFFAWFFIGVAIIVFGENSPNLTLFSIGIGLFIFSFSAGFGAIYFKDIIAKIFSHKFRGKTMAYRQFFSGAGGLISGALAGWILHTFEAPYSYGYLFIISSFIMGLGYISFGTIDEPVKEEVSKRENSFKKFLHNSWLTLKEDKDLQIQLKTFLLAYGYLIALPFIILDAQTKINLDGMAIGSLITTQMVGAMLSNFLWGRLSGRGLNKLTANISISLQIIAILITFNASSLYEYMVVFFIIGAALDGNRIASGNLILSLAPENKRPVYVALQINVISFGLFFSIVGGIILHFFSYTVLYSTASAMLFLSLYYSFKLKD; encoded by the coding sequence ATGAATAAAACTTCCAATCATATAAGAAATATCTTACATGGTTTTTTTCTTACAATCGGTACTACAATAGCTGAACCTTCTACTATTTTACCTCTTATAGTTAACTACTTTGGCGGTAGTTCTATGCTTGTTGGTTTTTTTGCAGCTCTACTTCGTGGTGGGGCTATAGTAGTTCAACTTTTTGCAGCTTTTCAAGCACAAAGCTATACACTTATGCTTCCATATATGAGACGTGTTTTTTTAGTTAGATTTTTTGCATGGTTTTTTATTGGTGTAGCTATTATAGTATTTGGAGAAAACTCTCCAAATTTAACACTTTTTTCTATCGGTATAGGTCTTTTTATCTTCTCTTTTAGTGCAGGTTTTGGAGCTATTTACTTTAAAGATATTATTGCTAAGATTTTTTCCCATAAATTTCGTGGAAAAACTATGGCTTATAGACAGTTTTTTAGCGGTGCAGGTGGTCTTATTAGTGGGGCTTTGGCTGGTTGGATATTGCACACTTTTGAAGCACCTTACAGTTATGGATATCTTTTTATAATAAGTTCTTTTATTATGGGACTTGGATACATATCTTTTGGAACTATTGATGAACCTGTAAAAGAAGAGGTTTCTAAGAGAGAGAACTCTTTTAAAAAGTTTCTTCATAACTCTTGGTTAACTCTAAAAGAGGACAAAGACTTACAGATACAACTGAAAACTTTTCTTTTGGCTTATGGTTATCTTATAGCACTTCCATTTATTATACTAGATGCACAAACAAAGATTAATCTTGATGGTATGGCTATTGGTAGTCTTATAACTACTCAAATGGTTGGAGCGATGTTAAGTAATTTTTTATGGGGAAGACTTAGTGGACGAGGGCTCAATAAGTTGACAGCCAATATTTCTATTTCTTTACAAATCATAGCTATATTAATTACTTTTAATGCATCTTCACTTTATGAGTATATGGTAGTCTTTTTTATCATTGGTGCAGCTCTTGATGGCAATCGTATTGCATCTGGAAATCTTATACTGTCACTTGCACCTGAAAATAAAAGACCTGTTTATGTGGCATTGCAAATAAATGTTATATCTTTTGGATTGTTTTTTTCTATAGTAGGCGGGATTATTCTGCACTTTTTTAGTTATACAGTACTCTATAGCACCGCATCTGCAATGCTATTTTTATCTCTTTATTACTCTTTTAAACTAAAAGATTAA
- a CDS encoding multiheme c-type cytochrome — translation MKNIYMKILIILMFISGIFQLSIFNLEWEYFRVIQAVHILTSAIIAIFLLIPYVNVHTYEYMIIKRAKSISGVILGILLFFIVASGFYLFFVGNTGGDILGIISFNTHLYGSFLLLYFLFLHAKKKISPKAKPILAMALVITVSYPSLSYSSEMLTNIKLENGVERYHNEDWTNSAKCKSCHEDIFNQWADSNHRHLTGTNPYYMVMENLAGADMGDEFRQWCMGCHNPSAVTTKQKRTTHEMDGSLMPNVLFESGSKRLLDDFKAHGNSKMEQGVSCVACHRIQKADSKGNSAYTLDLTNRKKYVFEDSNSQIQNFLSEKFINSNPQVHKDSYSNKLYKDPAYCASCHDEFLPDDSKRAVVSTFKEWEKSPFNNPKDPNKHKTCIDCHMTYLENGELSPQKGQSTTRGAIKEDVKVHYFSGSNHFLSGLKSKEHEDQTLQLLRTSAKLDIDIKDSKIFVGVKNIGAGHHLPTGVSDFRELWLDITITDAHDKVVFSSGKLKEDGNLGEDARPFMKVFGDENSKPVGLLFWRYKKLLSDTRIPSGERRVEVYDIANAKNLNYPLKAVVKLNFRIYPQWVTDAVQRAYPQLPNPPVVLLNKVEKKF, via the coding sequence ATGAAAAATATATATATGAAAATACTTATCATTTTAATGTTTATAAGTGGTATTTTTCAACTTAGCATCTTTAACTTAGAGTGGGAATACTTTAGAGTTATTCAAGCGGTTCATATTTTAACTTCTGCAATTATTGCTATATTTCTTCTTATACCCTATGTAAATGTTCACACTTATGAGTACATGATAATAAAGCGTGCAAAAAGCATTAGCGGAGTTATTCTTGGTATTTTACTTTTTTTCATCGTAGCAAGTGGATTTTATCTGTTTTTTGTAGGAAATACCGGCGGCGATATCCTCGGCATAATTTCATTTAACACTCATCTTTATGGTTCATTTTTACTACTTTATTTTTTATTTTTGCATGCAAAAAAGAAAATCAGCCCTAAGGCAAAACCTATTTTAGCAATGGCTTTAGTTATTACAGTTTCATACCCTAGCTTATCTTATAGTTCTGAGATGCTAACAAATATAAAACTAGAAAATGGTGTAGAGAGGTACCATAATGAGGATTGGACAAATTCTGCTAAATGCAAATCATGCCATGAAGATATTTTTAATCAATGGGCAGATTCAAATCATAGGCATCTAACAGGAACCAATCCTTACTATATGGTTATGGAAAACTTAGCTGGTGCAGATATGGGCGATGAGTTTAGACAGTGGTGCATGGGATGCCATAACCCTAGTGCAGTTACAACTAAGCAAAAAAGAACTACACATGAGATGGATGGAAGCTTGATGCCAAATGTCTTATTTGAGAGTGGTTCAAAACGACTATTAGATGATTTTAAGGCTCATGGAAACTCGAAAATGGAACAAGGTGTCTCTTGTGTAGCTTGTCATAGGATTCAAAAAGCTGACTCAAAAGGAAATAGCGCATATACGCTAGATCTAACAAATAGAAAAAAGTATGTTTTTGAAGACAGCAACTCACAAATACAAAATTTTTTGAGTGAGAAGTTTATAAATTCAAATCCTCAAGTACATAAAGATAGTTATTCAAACAAACTATATAAAGATCCCGCTTACTGTGCATCTTGTCATGATGAATTTTTGCCAGATGATTCAAAAAGAGCTGTAGTTTCTACTTTTAAAGAGTGGGAAAAATCTCCTTTTAACAATCCAAAAGACCCAAACAAACATAAGACCTGCATAGATTGTCATATGACATATCTAGAAAATGGAGAACTAAGTCCACAAAAAGGTCAATCAACAACTCGAGGGGCTATAAAAGAAGATGTAAAAGTTCACTATTTTTCAGGTTCAAACCACTTTCTCTCTGGACTTAAAAGTAAAGAACATGAAGATCAAACACTTCAACTTCTTCGCACTTCTGCAAAACTTGATATAGATATTAAAGATTCTAAAATTTTTGTAGGCGTAAAAAATATCGGAGCAGGTCATCATCTACCAACTGGAGTCTCTGACTTTAGAGAACTTTGGTTAGATATAACCATAACAGATGCACATGACAAAGTTGTGTTTAGTAGTGGCAAACTCAAAGAAGATGGCAACCTTGGTGAAGATGCAAGACCATTTATGAAAGTTTTTGGAGACGAAAATTCCAAACCTGTAGGGCTTCTATTTTGGAGATATAAAAAACTCTTAAGCGACACAAGAATTCCCTCTGGAGAGAGACGAGTTGAAGTTTACGACATCGCAAATGCAAAAAATTTAAACTATCCTCTAAAAGCTGTTGTAAAACTGAACTTTAGAATATATCCGCAATGGGTAACAGACGCAGTCCAAAGAGCATATCCTCAGTTGCCAAATCCACCTGTTGTTTTACTAAATAAAGTGGAAAAAAAGTTTTGA
- a CDS encoding flagellar assembly protein A, producing MMRNINVVTSNVARELLRVAAQKYIPVSKLYIDINSVETFTKDENGNLVEIDSNELRKYSQEKVLRDISVVFEQQYNISISEYYKGYPFEKMISSIEFNENETLAYFVIKKGSQLEFYDKLYDDFLSYINEQKLRSNIILYIFDAGYQKSIKEFVDVIKQIKKITFKEDKKILISQGIDAIESINSQISMTIEEKNDIGAEDSSGRVDYSNRGFLLSCAQGDELFEFIKPQQGEHGRTCKGKIIEVETVNIDAKPTFTTEDGIEVQDSFENIKYLSNKSGYLVKKGNLYDVSNSIDVEEISFKTTGTINSDLDSEISINVVKDNPLEDAIEEGMRVKVQKLSIKGSVGPNTNIQARDITIDGQTHNESSISCVNANISLHKGKIVARKVNVETLEGGEIIADEAIIKNAIRGKIKAKKIEIQLLGSHVKMQASEYIKIEKTRGEENNFILDTSVTGAFSLSKNDDKIYFKKIEEELAIALKEFKKITQKVKSSLEVCEKIKSSIIKDKSQGKEIPDTLVQKFKQCKILRVRYKKQKENVEYKKEQYAKLKEKDSYNSSNIVDAKIILGEPLRGYNHITYILNNPSREIKLNTNENMNKKVFQLQEDEDGVLKIVNTN from the coding sequence ATGATGAGAAATATAAATGTAGTTACAAGCAATGTTGCAAGAGAATTATTAAGAGTAGCTGCACAAAAATATATCCCTGTTTCTAAACTCTATATCGATATAAATAGTGTTGAAACTTTTACAAAAGATGAAAATGGAAATCTTGTTGAAATTGATTCAAATGAACTTAGAAAGTATTCCCAAGAAAAGGTATTAAGAGATATATCCGTTGTGTTTGAACAACAATACAACATCTCAATTAGCGAATATTATAAAGGTTATCCATTTGAAAAAATGATAAGCTCCATAGAGTTTAATGAGAATGAAACTCTTGCTTACTTTGTTATAAAAAAAGGCTCTCAATTAGAATTTTATGACAAGCTTTATGATGATTTTTTAAGTTACATAAATGAGCAAAAATTAAGATCAAATATCATACTTTACATATTTGATGCAGGGTATCAAAAGAGCATAAAAGAATTTGTTGATGTTATAAAACAGATTAAAAAAATAACATTTAAAGAAGATAAAAAAATACTTATATCTCAAGGTATAGATGCTATAGAATCTATAAACTCTCAAATCAGTATGACCATAGAAGAGAAAAATGATATAGGCGCTGAAGATAGCTCTGGAAGAGTTGATTACTCAAATAGAGGTTTTTTACTTAGCTGTGCTCAAGGTGATGAACTATTTGAATTTATAAAACCTCAACAAGGTGAACACGGTAGAACTTGTAAAGGTAAGATTATTGAAGTTGAAACTGTAAATATAGACGCTAAACCTACATTTACAACTGAGGACGGCATAGAAGTTCAAGATAGCTTTGAAAATATAAAATATCTCTCCAACAAAAGTGGTTACCTTGTAAAAAAAGGAAACCTTTATGATGTTTCAAACAGCATAGATGTTGAAGAGATTTCTTTTAAGACAACAGGGACGATTAACTCTGACTTGGATTCAGAGATATCTATAAATGTAGTAAAAGACAATCCTTTAGAAGATGCTATTGAAGAGGGTATGCGTGTAAAAGTTCAAAAATTATCCATCAAAGGTAGCGTCGGTCCAAATACAAACATACAAGCACGTGACATTACTATAGATGGACAAACTCATAATGAATCTTCTATAAGCTGTGTAAATGCAAATATAAGCTTGCACAAGGGTAAAATAGTAGCAAGAAAAGTAAATGTTGAGACTCTTGAGGGTGGCGAAATTATAGCCGATGAAGCTATTATAAAAAATGCTATACGAGGAAAAATAAAAGCAAAAAAAATTGAGATACAACTCCTCGGTTCGCATGTAAAAATGCAAGCATCTGAGTATATTAAAATAGAAAAAACTAGAGGAGAAGAAAATAACTTCATTCTTGATACCTCTGTTACCGGAGCCTTTAGTCTAAGTAAAAATGATGACAAAATTTATTTTAAAAAGATTGAAGAAGAGTTAGCAATAGCCCTTAAAGAGTTTAAAAAGATTACACAAAAAGTAAAAAGCTCTCTTGAGGTGTGTGAAAAAATAAAATCTTCAATCATTAAAGATAAAAGCCAAGGCAAAGAAATTCCCGATACTCTTGTTCAAAAATTTAAACAATGCAAAATTTTAAGAGTACGCTACAAAAAACAAAAAGAGAATGTTGAGTACAAAAAAGAACAATATGCTAAATTAAAAGAAAAAGATTCTTATAATTCATCTAATATTGTAGATGCTAAAATCATACTCGGTGAGCCACTCAGAGGCTACAATCATATAACTTATATACTAAACAATCCATCACGAGAAATAAAATTAAATACTAATGAAAATATGAATAAAAAAGTGTTTCAACTTCAAGAGGATGAAGATGGAGTACTAAAAATCGTAAATACAAATTAA
- a CDS encoding Lrp/AsnC family transcriptional regulator: protein MTDEILSRIQKKFPLVAKPFKVIADELDMSEEEVLSILQEQKKANIIRQTSAIFDTKRLGYKSSLVAFKIAPEKINDAVKIINSHPGISHNYERNHDFNIWFTLGVSPDSKLGLDKTVELLSSLTDADEYIMLPTLKLFKINVKLNTTGKDEKKEEVKKVVHSEIEMTPLHHEIVHRAQYDIEMVSEPFKNIISELNINYDKFFSILQELQEAGIMRRFASILNHRKAGFNANAMVVWDVDEANGEEIGATAAAFSAVSHCYLRPKYANWPYNLFTMVHGKNEEETNAIIAEMAEEIESKSHMPLYSSREFKKIRIEYFTPAMQAWESEYGGLEA, encoded by the coding sequence ATGACAGACGAAATACTATCTAGAATACAAAAAAAGTTTCCTTTAGTTGCAAAGCCTTTTAAAGTCATTGCGGATGAATTAGATATGAGTGAAGAAGAAGTTCTTAGTATTTTACAAGAGCAAAAAAAAGCTAATATAATTCGCCAAACATCAGCTATATTTGATACAAAAAGATTGGGTTATAAATCTTCTTTGGTAGCATTTAAAATCGCTCCAGAAAAAATTAATGATGCAGTAAAAATTATCAACTCGCACCCTGGCATCTCCCATAATTACGAGAGAAATCATGACTTTAACATCTGGTTCACTCTTGGTGTTTCACCTGATTCTAAATTAGGACTTGATAAAACTGTAGAGCTGCTCTCATCACTTACAGATGCTGATGAGTATATCATGCTTCCAACTTTAAAACTCTTCAAAATAAATGTTAAACTAAACACAACTGGTAAAGATGAAAAGAAAGAAGAAGTTAAAAAAGTTGTACACTCTGAGATAGAAATGACACCTCTGCATCATGAGATAGTTCATAGAGCTCAATACGATATAGAAATGGTAAGCGAACCATTTAAAAATATTATAAGTGAACTTAATATAAATTATGACAAATTCTTCTCAATCCTTCAAGAACTTCAAGAAGCTGGAATTATGAGAAGATTTGCATCTATACTTAATCACAGAAAAGCAGGGTTTAATGCTAATGCTATGGTTGTATGGGATGTAGATGAAGCCAATGGTGAAGAAATTGGTGCTACAGCAGCAGCATTTAGTGCAGTAAGTCATTGTTACCTTCGTCCTAAATATGCAAATTGGCCATATAATCTTTTTACAATGGTTCATGGTAAAAATGAAGAAGAAACAAATGCTATTATAGCCGAGATGGCTGAGGAGATAGAATCTAAGTCTCATATGCCACTCTACAGCTCAAGAGAGTTTAAAAAAATTCGTATTGAGTACTTTACTCCAGCTATGCAAGCTTGGGAATCAGAATATGGAGGGCTAGAAGCATAA
- a CDS encoding bifunctional precorrin-2 dehydrogenase/sirohydrochlorin ferrochelatase, whose amino-acid sequence MSYFPAFFKLDNKKILIIGGGYIAHEKLEHLLDFTKEISVIALEFSEDMVKTIKDNNLIFEQRPYKKGDIKEYAVVIVAVDDIPLQAEIFAESKEYNCLCNSVDSVDYCDFIFPSYVKKDDLTIAISTSGASPAMAKHLRIYLQNLIPDGISEFLKEMKNLRRTLPKGKQRMKMLDKKAQDYIKSWSNK is encoded by the coding sequence ATGTCCTATTTTCCAGCATTTTTCAAACTAGACAATAAAAAAATACTTATAATTGGTGGTGGGTATATTGCTCATGAAAAATTAGAGCATCTTTTAGATTTTACAAAAGAGATATCTGTTATCGCTCTTGAGTTTTCAGAAGATATGGTTAAGACTATAAAAGACAATAATCTGATTTTTGAACAAAGACCTTATAAGAAAGGTGATATTAAAGAGTATGCTGTTGTTATTGTTGCTGTTGATGATATACCTCTTCAAGCTGAAATATTCGCAGAATCAAAAGAGTATAACTGTTTATGTAACTCTGTTGACTCAGTAGATTATTGCGACTTTATATTTCCATCTTATGTTAAAAAAGATGATTTAACTATCGCCATATCAACATCTGGTGCATCTCCTGCAATGGCAAAGCATCTAAGGATATATTTGCAAAATCTAATTCCTGATGGAATAAGTGAGTTTTTAAAAGAGATGAAAAATCTTCGTCGTACACTACCAAAAGGAAAACAGAGAATGAAAATGCTTGATAAAAAAGCACAAGACTATATTAAATCATGGAGTAATAAATGA
- a CDS encoding formate/nitrite transporter family protein has translation MSYLQPNEFVTKMVDSGESKVYMSTKDTVIRAFMAGAILGLSAAFAITVSITTGSSLLGAMLFPVGFIMLYLMGFDLLTGVFVLVPLALLDKRPGVTVNQVLRNWGLVFLGNFAGAVVVAFMLSFVLTYGYSIEPGLVGDKIATIGESRTLGYKEHGISGWFTIFIRGMLCNWMVSMGVVGAMISTTVSGKAIAMWMPIMLFFFMGFEHSIVNMFLFPFSMILGGDFTVMDYLIWNEIPTVLGNLIGGLTFTGLTLYSTHVKTGPKREL, from the coding sequence ATGTCTTATTTACAGCCTAATGAGTTTGTAACGAAGATGGTTGATTCGGGAGAATCCAAAGTTTATATGTCAACTAAAGATACTGTAATTAGAGCATTTATGGCAGGCGCTATACTTGGACTATCTGCTGCTTTTGCTATTACAGTTTCAATAACTACAGGGTCTTCACTTTTAGGGGCTATGCTCTTTCCTGTTGGTTTTATTATGCTTTATCTTATGGGTTTTGACCTTTTAACTGGAGTTTTTGTTTTAGTTCCACTTGCACTTTTAGATAAGCGACCAGGAGTTACAGTAAATCAGGTTCTTAGAAATTGGGGACTTGTTTTTTTAGGAAATTTTGCAGGAGCAGTTGTTGTGGCTTTTATGCTCTCTTTTGTTCTTACCTATGGATACTCAATAGAGCCAGGATTAGTTGGAGACAAAATAGCAACTATTGGCGAATCAAGAACTCTTGGCTACAAAGAACATGGAATATCGGGATGGTTCACAATATTTATCCGAGGGATGCTTTGTAATTGGATGGTATCTATGGGTGTTGTTGGCGCAATGATTTCAACAACCGTGAGCGGTAAAGCCATAGCTATGTGGATGCCAATTATGCTTTTCTTTTTTATGGGTTTTGAACACTCTATAGTAAATATGTTTTTATTTCCTTTTTCTATGATTTTAGGCGGTGATTTTACAGTTATGGACTATCTTATTTGGAATGAAATCCCAACAGTACTTGGTAACTTAATAGGTGGACTTACATTTACGGGGCTGACCCTTTACTCAACACACGTGAAAACTGGACCTAAGAGAGAATTGTAA